Proteins encoded within one genomic window of Triticum aestivum cultivar Chinese Spring chromosome 2D, IWGSC CS RefSeq v2.1, whole genome shotgun sequence:
- the LOC123055656 gene encoding serine/arginine repetitive matrix protein 1, which produces MAAAAEFPSSTPYNSRVRVGVGAFIVAVREDLEAATGGRSEGIDDVQVKVTERGLAVVVGVKDVALPSQYREQATALEKSPLISILFSSPGSEHFSSPFLPPPSLTSRPPPPCRFKPQPWRPSARDPSSCRPPPSASGAQPRVNPDGSDELRHAGSEELHAGSARPRSPRVLPLPPIPFPFPGAVAADDRRRRGCSPRWRSREAAAGDVKRIYGIVARSRPYSWQETLYSEAVTDLAVPTPDIILPTSEYKLPSKPDTVPTQDLSITSSKVPNRQRLSANSRSHCGNSSSHCVNSSIQ; this is translated from the exons atggcggcggcggcagaattTCCCAGCTCCACTCCTTACAACAGCCGGGTGCGGGTGGGGGTGGGAGCGTTCATTGTCGCGGTGCGAGAGGACCTCGAAGCAGCAACCGG TGGGAGGAGCGAAGGGATCGATGATGTTCAGGTCAAGGTTACAGAGCGTGGTCTGGCAGTTGTTGTCGGAGTAAAGGATGTTGCTCTCCCCTCCCAGTATAGAGAACAA GCCACAGCGCTAGAAAAATCGCCGCTCATCTCAATCCTCTTCTCATCTCCCGGCTCCGAGCACTTTTCCTCtccattccttcctcctccttccctgaCCAGCCGGCCGCCGCCCCCGTGCAGATTCAAGCCGCAGCCATGGCGTCCGAGCGCACGCGACCCGTCCTCCTGCCGACCGCCGCCATCGGCCTCCGGCGCGCAGCCGCGCGTGAACCCGGACGGATCCGATGAGCTCCGCCATGCCGGATCTGAGGAGCTCCACGCCGGATCCGCCCGTCCACGGAGTCCCCGCGTTCTCCCCCTTCCTCCCATCCCTTTCCCTTTTCCTGGTGCGGTAGCAGCCGACGACAGGCGAAGGCGAGGTTGCAGCCCGCGATGGCGGAGTCGAGAGGCAGCAGCCGGTGACGTCAAGCGCATCTATGG GATAGTTGCACGCTCTAGACCGTATAGTTGGCAGGAGACATTGTACAGTGAGGCAGTCACAGATCTAGCTGTGCCAACCCCAGACATTATCTTGCCAACTTCAGAGTACAAACTGCCAAGCAAACCTGATACAGTGCCAACTCAAGATCTCAGCATAACATCTAGCAAAGTACCAAACAGACAAAGGCTCAGTGCCAACTCCAGGAGCCATTGTGGCAACTCTAGTAGCCACTGTGTCAACTCTAGCATCCAGTGA
- the LOC123051610 gene encoding uncharacterized protein — protein MSRRSRSPSASPPGDLGIPFHCPSSPSDDDGSSFPAHTPPLEDDNLLREILVRLPPLPSSLPRAALVCKRWRRLLKDPAFFRRFRAHHRKAPLLGFFAGLCRPIFFTPTLDRPDRIPAERLNRFRASGEGRGHFCCCRHGLALLLGPERPEALVWDPVTGHQRRVPFPPGFHIKRQETLVRHAAMLCTAGGDGDSPFKLVLLRYSHNGILACLYESESGVWGNAVNTATPHEIDPLSHSVLIGNALCWRIDHGAVLEFDTERQSLRVIERPADARRT, from the coding sequence ATGAGCCGCCGGTCCCGCTCCCCCTCGGCCTCGCCGCCGGGCGACCTAGGCATCCCCTTCCACTGCCCCTCCTCCCCGTCGGATGACGACGGCAGCTCCTTCCCCGCCCACACGCCGCCGCTGGAGGACGACAACCTCCTCCGCGAGATCCTCGTCCGCCTTCCTCCGCTGCCGTCCTCGCTCCCGCGCGCCGCCCTCGTCTGCAAGCGCTGGCGCCGCCTGCTCAAGGACCCCGCCTTCTTCCGCCGCTTCCGCGCGCACCACCGGAAGGCCCCGCTCCTCGGCTTCTTCGCCGGCCTGTGCCGCCCAATCTTCTTCACGCCCACGCTCGACCGGCCGGATCGCATCCCCGCCGAGCGGCTCAACCGgttcagggcgagcggcgaggggcGCGGCCACTTCTGCTGCTGTCGGCAcggcctcgccctcctcctcggccCGGAGCGGCCCGAAGCCCTGGTGTGGGACCCCGTCACCGGCCACCAGCGCCGGGTGCCTTTTCCGCCAGGGTTCCACATCAAGAGGCAGGAGACCCTCGTCCGGCATGCCGCGATGCTGTGCACTGCCGGCGGCGATGGCGATAGCCCGTTTAAGCTGGTCCTGCTACGCTATAGCCACAACGGGATCCTTGCTTGCCTCTACGAATCGGAGTCCGGTGTGTGGGGAAATGCAGTCAACACAGCGACTCCTCACGAGATTGATCCGTTAAGCCATAGCGTTCTGATTGGGAATGCACTTTGCTGGAGGATCGATCATGGTGCCGTCCTTGAGTTTGACACTGAAAGGCAGAGCCTGCGTGTGATTGAGCGGCCGGCGGATGCTCGACGTACCTAG
- the LOC123048732 gene encoding UDP-glucosyltransferase 29-like, whose protein sequence is MAQAESERMCVVMFPWLAHGHISPYIELAKRLVASASDNHLNVVVHLVSTPVNLASLAHHQTDRIKLVELHLPVLPDLPPALHTTKGLPARLMPVLKRACDLAAPRFGALLDELTPDILVYDFIQPWAPLEAEARGVPAVHFATCGAAAKAFFAHCLKTDRHPSAFPFETISLGGVDEDAKYTAMLAARQDSTALVPERDRVPLSLERSSGFVAIKSCADIEGKYMDYLSQLLGKEIVPTGPLLVDSGGSGEERDGGRIMRWLDGKEPGTVLLVSFGSEYFMSERQMAQVARGLELSGVPFLWVVRFPNAEDDARGAARSMPPGFAPARGLVVEGWAPQRRILSHPSCGAFLTHCGWSSVLESMAAGVPMVALPLHIDQPLNANLALEVGAAAARVKQEQFGEFQAEDVAHAVCVAVNGEEGQAASRRAWELQEVVARNNGDDRQIGTLLQKMARLCGKGQAVPN, encoded by the coding sequence ATGGCGCAGGCGGAGAGCGAGCGCATGTGCGTGGTCATGTTCCCGTGGCTGGCGCACGGCCACATCAGCCCGTACATCGAGCTGGCCAAGCGCCTCGTCGCCAGCGCCTCCGACAACCACCTAAACGTCGTCGTCCACCTCGTCTCCACGCCGGTCAACCTCGCGTCGCTCGCACATCACCAGACGGACAGGATCAAGCTCGTTGAGCTCCACCTGCCGGTGCTCCCTGACCTCCCGCCCGCGCTGCACACCACCAAGGGCCTCCCGGCCCGCCTCATGCCGGTCCTCAAGCGCGCCTGCGACCTCGCCGCGCCGCGCTTCGGCGCGCTCCTCGACGAGCTCACCCCGGACATCCTCGTCTACGACTTCATCCAGCCGTGGGCGCCGCTCGAGGCCGAGGCGCGCGGCGTGCCGGCGGTCCACTTCGCCACCTGCGGCGCCGCTGCGAAGGCGTTCTTTGCCCACTGCCTGAAGACGGACCGGCACCCCAGCGCCTTCCCGTTCGAGACCATCAGCCTCGGCGGCGTCGACGAGGATGCCAAGTACACGGCGATGCTCGCCGCCCGCCAAGACAGCACCGCCCTGGTTCCCGAGCGCGACCGCGTACCGCTCAGCCTGGAGCGCTCGTCCGGGTTCGTGGCCATCAAGTCCTGCGCCGACATCGAGGGTAAGTACATGGACTATCTGTCGCAGCTCCTGGGCAAGGAGATCGTCCCCACCGGCCCGTTACTCGTCGACTCCGGTGGATCGGGGGAGGAGCGCGACGGCGGCCGCATCATGCGGTGGCTGGACGGCAAGGAGCCGGGCACCGTGCTGCTCGTCTCGTTCGGCAGTGAGTACTTCATGTCGGAGCGCCAGATGGCCCAGGTGGCGCGCGGGCTGGAGCTCAGTGGGGTCCCCTTCCTGTGGGTGGTTCGGTTTCCGAACGCAGAGGACGACGCCCGCGGCGCGGCGAGGTCCATGCCGCCGGGGTTCGCGCCGGCGCGCGGGCTGGTGGTGGAAGGGTGGGCGCCGCAGCGGCGCATCCTGTCGCACCCTTCCTGCGGCGCATTCCTGACCCACTGCGGGTGGAGCTCGGTGCTGGAGTCGATGGCGGCGGGGGTGCCGATGGTGGCGCTGCCGCTGCACATTGACCAGCCGCTGAACGCCAACCTCGCGCTGGAGGTGGGCGCGGCGGCCGCGCGCGTGAAGCAGGAGCAGTTCGGGGAGTTCCAGGCGGAGGATGTGGCGCATGCAGTGTGCGTGGCTGTGAACGGGGAAGAAGGGCAGGCGGCGAGCCGCCGTGCGTGGGAGCtgcaggaggtggtggcgcggaACAACGGCGATGACAGGCAAATCGGGACGTTGCTACAGAAGATGGCGCGGCTCTGTGGCAAGGGCCAGGCCGTGCCAAATTAG